A DNA window from Candidatus Acidiferrales bacterium contains the following coding sequences:
- a CDS encoding tetratricopeptide repeat protein gives MRFYLLLLINRFVVCSALILSFQQLHPLLAQSSVSSFDLESMINSTIENTYNYEFRNAIETTNRMIESYPARPEGYLYKCGVFWKMSEEGCIDSTDSMRFEIRILIDKACQLSAAEIEKNPDDVNALFCYAGALVYRARAEAVSHNWYAVMSDGIKTRKLLEKVVAVDSNFCDAYSGLGAFNYYAARIPWYLKPIAFVLGVSGDEKEGVVQLKKAAQLGKYAKVEAAVFLSSVVYVNQGDYSDAAEIMRDLHGQFPRSLFFLRSLCRDYYEMGNYSETVYYADIALSPDTCSCHRGDIGYIRFYRGESYEKLNERSKAIADYEIVAVQNGNEYSGREAKAALEKLTDK, from the coding sequence ATGAGGTTTTATCTACTTTTACTGATAAATCGTTTTGTCGTGTGTTCAGCTCTCATTTTATCTTTCCAGCAGCTGCATCCTTTGTTGGCACAGTCGAGTGTTTCTTCATTTGACCTTGAGTCCATGATAAACTCCACGATTGAGAACACTTACAATTACGAATTCAGAAACGCGATAGAAACTACTAACAGAATGATTGAGTCCTACCCCGCAAGACCGGAAGGGTATCTCTACAAATGTGGTGTGTTTTGGAAAATGTCGGAAGAAGGGTGCATCGACTCGACGGATAGTATGAGGTTTGAGATCAGGATCCTCATCGACAAAGCCTGCCAGTTATCAGCTGCAGAAATCGAGAAGAACCCGGATGATGTAAATGCTCTCTTTTGCTATGCCGGCGCGCTCGTCTATCGTGCCAGGGCCGAGGCGGTCAGCCACAATTGGTACGCAGTTATGTCGGACGGAATTAAGACAAGAAAACTATTGGAGAAGGTGGTCGCCGTCGATTCGAACTTTTGCGATGCATATTCAGGTTTGGGTGCGTTCAACTATTATGCTGCCCGGATTCCATGGTATTTAAAACCTATTGCATTCGTGCTCGGGGTGAGTGGAGATGAGAAGGAAGGAGTTGTGCAATTGAAGAAAGCGGCTCAATTGGGGAAGTATGCAAAGGTTGAAGCGGCCGTTTTTCTCTCGTCGGTGGTTTATGTGAACCAGGGCGACTACTCAGACGCTGCGGAGATAATGCGTGATCTTCATGGACAATTTCCCAGAAGCCTCTTTTTCTTGAGAAGTCTGTGCCGCGATTACTATGAGATGGGGAATTATTCTGAGACAGTTTACTACGCCGATATTGCTCTGTCGCCCGACACCTGCTCATGTCATCGAGGTGACATCGGTTACATACGTTTCTACAGGGGAGAGTCATACGAGAAGTTGAACGAGAGAAGCAAGGCTATCGCCGACTATGAGATAGTTGCTGTGCAGAATGGAAATGAATACTCCGGCAGGGA